The Nocardioides sp. cx-173 genome segment CCGGCTCCGCGTCCGGGTCCAGGTCGCGCCGGGCGGCGTCGACGGCGGCGAGGATGGAGACCGCGTGGTCGGCGAGGCGGCGCCCCGCGGGCGTGAGCCGGACCCGCCGCCCGTCGGGCTCGACGAGCGGGGTCTGCACCTCGCGGGCCAGGGCCGCGATCTGCTGGGAGACCGTCGAGGTGGTGTGGCCGAGCTCGTCGGCGACCTCGCGCATCGAGCCCAGCCGGGAGAGCTCGACGAGCAGCCGGAGCCGACGGACGTCCATGCGCCGATTGTCCACAGATCGTGAACGGTATGTCCAGTTAAATCACGTGGACGCGAACGGTGGGGGAGCGAACACTGGACCCATGAGCTCGCGCACCGGTGCCTCGATGGCCGTCGTCTCGATGCTGTGCGTCCAGCTGGGCCTGGCCGTGTCGGTCGGCCTCATCGACGACCTGGGCCCCGAGGGCGCCGCCTGGCTGCGCCTGGCGTGGGCCGGGGTGATCATGCTCGCGGTGGTGCGCCCCCGGCGCTCGGACTTCCCGGCCGGCTCGCTGCCGGCCTGCGTGCTGCTCGGCGTCGTCACCGCGGGCGTGACGATGCTGTTCATGGCGGCGGTGGACCGGCTGCCGCTGGGCACGGCCAGCGCGCTGGAGTTCCTCGGCCCCCTGGGCGTCGCGGTCGCACGCGGGCACGGCGGCCGGCGGATCTGGCCGGCCCTCGCGGCGGTCGGCGTCCTGCTGCTCACCCAGCCGTGGAGCGGCGAGGCCGACCTCGTGGGGGTCGCGTTCGCGCTGGGTGCGGCGGTCTGCTGGGCGGCGTACATCCTGCTGACGCAGCGCGTCGGCGACGCGGTCACCGGCCTCAAGGGGCTGGCGATCTCGATGCCCGTCGCGGCCCTGGTCGCGACCGCCGTCGCCGGGCCCTCGACGTTCGGCCGGCTCACCCCCGAGCTGCTGCTGGTGGGCGTCGGGCTGGCGGTGCTGCTGCCGGTGGTGCCGTTCGCGCTGGAGCTGCTGGCGCTGCGGCGGCTGACCACCTCGGCGTTCGGCACCCTGATGAGCCTGGAGCCGGCGTTCGCCCTGCTCATCGGCTTCCTCGCGCTCAGCCAGGCGCCAGGGTGGCTGGCCGTCGCGGGGGTCGGCTTCGTGGTCGCCGCCGGCATCGGGGCCGAGCGGACCGGCGCCCGGTCGCCCTCAGACGCCGGCGGCCTGCTCCAGGTGACCTAGCTCGTCGTCGAGGTGGGTGAGCAGCCGCTGCAGGTGCGGGACCGTGCGGCGGCAGCCGGTGAGCCCGAACGCCATGTTGCCGTCGTAGGACGTGCAGGTGATGTTGAGCGCCATGCCGTTGATCGGGATCGACAGCGGGTAGGTGCCGACCAGCTGCGCGCCGTTCCAGTAGTGGGTGGAGCGCGGGCCGGGGACGTTGCTGATGATGAGGTTGTAGGGCGGACGCACGATGCCCTGCATGCGCAGCATCGGCGCGAGGATCGCCGGGGCCTGGCCGAGCGCGCTCATCGCCAGGATCTGCATCGGCGTCATCGACGAGAGCGCCTCCTTGCCGTCCTTCATGGAGCGGTGGATGGTCGCCAGCCGCCGGGCCGGGTCGGGCAGGTCGGTGGCCAGCTGCACCATCACCGCACCGACCGCGTTGCCGCCCTCGGCCGAGGCGATCTGCGACTGCTTGGCGTTGAGGCCGACCGGGACCATCGAGACCAGCGTCTGGTCCGGCAGCGCGTCGAGCTCGAGCAGGTAGGCGCGCATGGCGCCGCTGCACATCGCCAGCACCACGTCGTTGACCGTGGTCCCGGTGGCCTTGCCGATGCCGCGGAGCCGCTCGATCGGCCAGTCCTGCGCGGCGAAGCGCCTCGAGCCGGTGATCTGCTGGTTGATGATCGTGCGCGGCGCGTAGAGCGAGAGCGCGGAGGTCTCGTTGCGCAGGCCCTTGCTGAGCGTCTTCACCAGCGCGCCCGGCATGCCGGCGGCCTCGGCGGTGATCCCGAGCGCCGTACGCAGCGCCTGGACGGGCAGCTCGGAGAGCTCGGCGGCCTCGCGCTCGCGACTGGGGCGAGAGGTCGGCGGCGCGGCCCAGGGCGCGGGCATCCCGCGCTTGTCGGGGTCGGTCGACAGGACGCTGGCGAGGAGCCGCATCGCGGAGACGCCGTCGATGAGCGCGTGGTGGGTCTTGGTGTACATCGCGACCCGGCCGTCGCGCAGCCCCTCGATGACGTGGGCTTCCCACAGGGGACGCTCGCGCGCCAGTCGAGTGCCGTGGAGCCGGCCGCACAGCTCGAGCAGCTCGCGGATCCGTCCGGGCTTGGGCAGGGCGCTGTGGCGCACGTGGTGCTCGATGTCGAACTGCTCGTCGGGCTGCCAGACCCACTGCCCGCCCGTGCGCACCGACCGGTGGGGTCGCTTGAGGAACAGCGGCGCCACCTCGTCGATGTCGCTCATCTGCTCGTACATCTCGCGGACGTAGCCCCGACCGGCTCCCTCCGGCTTCTGGAACAGCTGGAGTCCGCCGACGTGCATCGGCATGCTCCGGTTCTCGGCGAAGAGGAAGCCGGTGGCGGTGGGATCGATCGGAGTGACCACGGTGCGCCTTTCGTAGGGACGCATCCTCGCCCGCGGTGACCACCGCCACAAGCACCGAGGCTCCCCGGCGGGCGGTTCTCGGGCCAGGTGTCGCCCACAGGGGGGTGTCGCGTCGGCCGTCGTCCCCAGGGAGGACGGCGCTGGCCTCGGCCTGTCCCTCGCCGCTCCTAGCGTCGCCGCCATGAAGATCCTTCTCTCCGTCCTGACCACGATCCTGCTGACCCTCGGCGTCGCCGGCCTGGCGCGCGCCGACCACGGCTCGCCCGTCGACCGCGTCCCCGAGCCGCCCGTCATCGTCGAGGTGGAGGGTGACGCCGCCAACGGCTTCGGCATCCACTACTCCGACGGCTCCGAGCTCTCCCCGCCCACC includes the following:
- a CDS encoding EamA family transporter encodes the protein MSSRTGASMAVVSMLCVQLGLAVSVGLIDDLGPEGAAWLRLAWAGVIMLAVVRPRRSDFPAGSLPACVLLGVVTAGVTMLFMAAVDRLPLGTASALEFLGPLGVAVARGHGGRRIWPALAAVGVLLLTQPWSGEADLVGVAFALGAAVCWAAYILLTQRVGDAVTGLKGLAISMPVAALVATAVAGPSTFGRLTPELLLVGVGLAVLLPVVPFALELLALRRLTTSAFGTLMSLEPAFALLIGFLALSQAPGWLAVAGVGFVVAAGIGAERTGARSPSDAGGLLQVT
- a CDS encoding WS/DGAT/MGAT family O-acyltransferase, whose product is MVTPIDPTATGFLFAENRSMPMHVGGLQLFQKPEGAGRGYVREMYEQMSDIDEVAPLFLKRPHRSVRTGGQWVWQPDEQFDIEHHVRHSALPKPGRIRELLELCGRLHGTRLARERPLWEAHVIEGLRDGRVAMYTKTHHALIDGVSAMRLLASVLSTDPDKRGMPAPWAAPPTSRPSREREAAELSELPVQALRTALGITAEAAGMPGALVKTLSKGLRNETSALSLYAPRTIINQQITGSRRFAAQDWPIERLRGIGKATGTTVNDVVLAMCSGAMRAYLLELDALPDQTLVSMVPVGLNAKQSQIASAEGGNAVGAVMVQLATDLPDPARRLATIHRSMKDGKEALSSMTPMQILAMSALGQAPAILAPMLRMQGIVRPPYNLIISNVPGPRSTHYWNGAQLVGTYPLSIPINGMALNITCTSYDGNMAFGLTGCRRTVPHLQRLLTHLDDELGHLEQAAGV